From Levilactobacillus zymae, a single genomic window includes:
- a CDS encoding FAD-binding protein has protein sequence MKTLSTEVVIVGSGSAGISAGFELYQQKTPFVLLERGDKVGGAGKFGAHGVFAIDSKQQRAQGVTYGYQEAFQGFTDYNHYFVNGELLSRFLKASGKNIDRLAEMGLPVTVEQSEQRAHLNDPLVYHKFNNFKEKMTNWDQLPAKFEAAGNRVLLETAAVDLDYDQGLKAVIVEDAQGNRTRINAQKVIFADGGYCGDAQMMAEKYADAAEFLNLGERKADGTGIKLAQKLGADTTHNPVLFAHGCAPSRQINPMRRDSSVETLTNLPLLWLDQTANRFVNEDVVYDFAMWANAAHNVQGKYYVLLDQATLDHFKTREVPMEDTFERQFCEVGETPRTTVGPLPGIQEDFDQAIASGEVVKADTIAELATALKLPLAALQRSLKVYNQAVTTQQDEVFLKPSDELQFTVQTGPYYAIVEHCAILGTLDGVNVNRNCEPLRADGSPIKDLYVVGNNVNGLYSDGYPSYEGIANGFAFVSGWIAAQEAVKALAQQKVEA, from the coding sequence ATGAAAACGTTATCAACAGAAGTCGTGATTGTGGGTTCGGGTTCGGCAGGTATCTCGGCGGGGTTTGAACTTTATCAACAAAAAACGCCCTTCGTTCTCTTGGAACGCGGTGACAAAGTTGGGGGCGCCGGGAAGTTCGGGGCCCACGGGGTCTTTGCCATTGATTCCAAACAGCAGCGAGCCCAGGGCGTCACGTACGGGTATCAAGAGGCGTTTCAGGGGTTCACGGACTATAACCACTATTTTGTGAACGGGGAGCTGCTTTCCCGCTTCTTGAAGGCCTCCGGGAAAAACATCGACCGGTTGGCCGAGATGGGATTACCCGTCACGGTGGAACAAAGTGAACAACGCGCGCACCTCAATGATCCCTTGGTCTATCACAAGTTCAATAACTTTAAAGAAAAGATGACGAACTGGGACCAGCTGCCGGCGAAGTTCGAAGCGGCGGGAAACCGGGTATTGCTGGAGACGGCCGCGGTCGATCTCGACTATGACCAGGGACTCAAGGCCGTCATCGTTGAAGACGCGCAGGGTAACCGCACCCGGATTAACGCCCAGAAGGTGATCTTCGCGGACGGTGGGTACTGTGGGGATGCCCAGATGATGGCGGAAAAGTATGCCGACGCCGCGGAGTTCCTGAACCTGGGTGAACGCAAGGCCGACGGGACGGGAATTAAGCTGGCCCAGAAGCTGGGTGCCGATACCACGCATAACCCGGTACTTTTTGCTCACGGGTGCGCGCCGAGTCGCCAGATTAACCCAATGCGCCGGGACAGTAGCGTGGAAACGTTGACGAACTTACCGTTGTTGTGGCTGGATCAGACGGCTAACCGTTTTGTGAACGAAGACGTCGTGTATGATTTCGCCATGTGGGCCAATGCCGCCCACAACGTCCAGGGGAAGTATTACGTACTCCTGGATCAGGCTACGCTGGATCACTTTAAGACCCGCGAAGTCCCGATGGAAGATACGTTCGAACGGCAATTCTGTGAAGTCGGCGAGACCCCCCGGACCACGGTCGGGCCGTTACCAGGGATTCAAGAAGATTTTGACCAAGCCATTGCGTCCGGTGAAGTGGTGAAGGCGGATACGATTGCCGAACTGGCCACGGCCTTAAAGTTGCCGTTAGCGGCATTGCAACGGAGCCTTAAAGTGTACAACCAGGCCGTCACCACTCAGCAGGATGAAGTGTTCTTGAAGCCCAGTGATGAGTTACAGTTTACGGTGCAGACGGGACCGTACTACGCGATTGTGGAACACTGTGCGATCTTGGGCACGCTTGACGGGGTGAACGTGAACCGGAATTGCGAACCCCTCAGGGCGGATGGGTCGCCGATCAAGGACTTGTACGTCGTCGGGAACAACGTCAACGGGCTTTATTCAGATGGTTACCCGAGTTATGAAGGAATCGCTAACGGGTTTGCCTTTGTTTCCGGCTGGATTGCGGCCCAGGAAGCGGTCAAGGCACTCGCACAACAGAAAGTGGAGGCGTAA
- a CDS encoding LysR family transcriptional regulator, with protein MNYNLMPVKYFVDVVQTRGFISAAKKNYVSETAVSAAISKLERELGHRLLNRTAGQFALTPVGEEFYRRAVDILNAYNEIWRHPDEHPDQLLRIHFLQGLGDDAAQFANALPAQTRTVFDEELFDHSIRRLITGNYDILVGFRLAFINNPKVKIFPLHPVSFDLLFNQDAVTSHQGDLQQLAADSAFYLQYWQSTGISDIQRAMLDAYQREGWDYRQIVGVNSFAAACLNVNFKGGVTMVPATFQIPDNCDSIHRYSPQHLDQAFEVVVAVSSAASKDLQKMITRAIS; from the coding sequence ATGAATTACAACTTAATGCCGGTGAAGTACTTTGTGGACGTGGTGCAAACCAGGGGCTTCATCTCGGCGGCCAAGAAGAATTACGTCTCCGAAACGGCGGTCAGCGCGGCGATTAGTAAGCTGGAACGGGAACTGGGGCACCGCCTGTTGAACCGAACCGCGGGGCAGTTTGCTCTAACGCCGGTGGGCGAAGAATTCTATCGCCGGGCCGTGGATATTCTAAACGCCTATAACGAAATTTGGCGCCATCCGGACGAGCATCCGGATCAGTTACTCCGCATCCACTTCTTACAGGGGTTAGGTGACGACGCTGCCCAGTTTGCCAATGCCTTGCCGGCCCAGACCCGGACGGTCTTTGATGAAGAGTTGTTCGATCATAGCATTCGCCGGTTGATCACGGGCAATTACGACATTCTCGTGGGGTTTCGCCTAGCCTTTATCAATAATCCGAAGGTCAAGATCTTTCCGTTACACCCGGTTAGCTTCGACCTGCTGTTCAACCAGGATGCCGTGACGAGTCATCAGGGTGACCTGCAACAATTAGCCGCGGACTCGGCCTTCTATCTCCAATACTGGCAATCCACGGGAATTTCGGACATTCAAAGAGCAATGCTGGACGCCTATCAACGCGAGGGATGGGATTATCGCCAGATTGTGGGCGTGAATAGTTTTGCGGCGGCCTGTCTCAACGTGAACTTCAAGGGTGGGGTCACCATGGTACCCGCAACCTTCCAGATTCCCGATAATTGTGATTCGATACACAGATATTCGCCGCAACATTTAGACCAGGCCTTTGAGGTGGTAGTTGCCGTTAGTTCCGCTGCATCTAAGGATTTACAGAAGATGATTACCCGCGCGATAAGCTGA
- a CDS encoding MFS transporter, with amino-acid sequence MDTAEHVLSKSYVSKTRVGVLAVSTMGMASLAITPSYAAIAKFFTLGNTSVQMLTSLPNLFMMLAGLLIGRLTATKIKLKTLTISAIILVVIGGFLPLAFHTSFAFLLFCSCLVGLGQGACTNLSQVLISQMLPEDLRQSTMGLSTTFTNIGGIVFIMGGGQLAATNTWINNYWIYIFSLVVLVVVLALVPLHPQAVTGDAENASGKIKLNKYVFYCAIWAFFTMLLNNVLNNNISLFVVQEKLGATSQAALTSTISLVGGMLCGFIVGGIGKRFKYSSIALSFILYGLSYLLVGFGHSLIMAFIGSFLVGAAMSIAMGQFPYLISIAVGQNSVSMALGVYVAIYSVGGVVSPFVINPLTTAVEKIGLNAFSVSGVLALLLGVICIAGKFQKNLVEHALE; translated from the coding sequence ATGGATACGGCAGAGCATGTGCTGAGTAAAAGTTATGTCTCCAAAACACGAGTTGGGGTGTTGGCCGTCAGCACCATGGGGATGGCGTCGTTAGCGATTACGCCTTCCTATGCGGCGATTGCGAAGTTCTTCACGCTGGGCAATACCAGTGTGCAGATGCTGACGTCGTTACCGAATTTATTCATGATGTTAGCGGGATTATTGATCGGGCGGTTAACGGCTACCAAGATCAAGCTTAAAACGCTAACGATTAGTGCCATTATTCTGGTGGTCATTGGGGGCTTCTTGCCACTGGCCTTCCATACCAGTTTTGCCTTTCTGCTCTTCTGTTCTTGCCTGGTCGGTCTCGGTCAGGGGGCTTGTACGAACCTGTCGCAAGTGTTGATCTCCCAGATGTTACCGGAAGACTTGCGGCAATCCACGATGGGACTGTCCACGACGTTTACGAACATCGGGGGCATCGTCTTTATCATGGGGGGTGGCCAATTAGCCGCCACGAATACCTGGATTAACAATTATTGGATTTATATTTTTTCGTTGGTCGTGTTAGTGGTTGTCTTGGCGCTGGTCCCCTTACACCCACAAGCTGTGACGGGGGATGCGGAAAACGCGAGTGGCAAGATTAAGCTGAACAAGTATGTCTTCTACTGTGCCATCTGGGCGTTCTTCACCATGTTATTGAATAACGTCTTGAATAACAACATTTCGTTGTTCGTGGTACAAGAAAAGTTGGGCGCCACCTCGCAGGCCGCGCTGACCTCCACCATCTCGTTAGTTGGGGGGATGCTGTGCGGGTTCATCGTCGGCGGGATCGGGAAACGTTTCAAGTATTCGTCGATTGCCCTGTCCTTCATTCTCTACGGATTATCGTACTTATTAGTGGGCTTCGGTCATTCGCTGATCATGGCGTTCATCGGGAGTTTCTTAGTCGGGGCGGCCATGAGTATTGCTATGGGGCAATTCCCGTACTTAATCTCGATTGCCGTAGGTCAGAATAGTGTGTCGATGGCCTTAGGGGTCTACGTGGCGATCTACTCCGTGGGTGGGGTGGTGAGTCCGTTTGTGATTAACCCGTTGACCACGGCGGTGGAGAAGATCGGGTTGAACGCCTTCTCCGTCAGTGGGGTGCTGGCGTTACTTCTGGGGGTCATCTGTATCGCCGGAAAGTTCCAGAAGAATTTAGTGGAACATGCACTGGAATAA
- a CDS encoding FAD-dependent oxidoreductase yields MTTKTMNTDVLVAGTGGTGLAAAYAAAEKGLRVLVIEKQPQIGGNTKISSGFFAVNSQEQQAAGMHLSPKEAIAQLADYNHYLSNGALLARIVNRSADTLAWLERLGMEIKLNPTAQTTQFAHRHNDYRGGSYHMYQHKDASYQRIQQTLVAAGVHFEFNTTLTALTMDQGRVTGAKAQQNGEEILIQAAAVVVATGGYGGDKAKVARTMHTTHLRTLGVPNNGEGLAAMEAVGATDIDSHALIHAAQLAKSKVTQKTSQRHLAGFSSNALTQLLLTPQLWVNPKGQRFVNEDVVYDTVEWANAAWSQGGQYLFIVDQATLDTFTANQNREEVSQAGPGAATGTGDFTQLAEAAVAGQTAYRGATLAELAANAGMDPQVLTQTVARYNQAVQAKDDQEFSKSPKSLAYSVASGPYYAFISQAAYLGTVGGVRVDENLAVLDDQFKPIPGLFTGGANAGGYYEGHSYPAFEGLASGFTWTSGRIAGTSAATYVQTAVTSESAM; encoded by the coding sequence ATGACAACAAAAACGATGAACACGGATGTCTTGGTTGCCGGAACTGGTGGTACGGGGTTGGCCGCGGCTTATGCTGCCGCGGAAAAGGGCTTGCGGGTCCTCGTGATCGAGAAGCAACCCCAAATCGGGGGCAACACGAAAATTTCCAGTGGGTTCTTTGCGGTTAACTCGCAAGAGCAACAAGCCGCGGGGATGCATCTTTCCCCGAAGGAAGCCATTGCCCAGCTGGCGGACTACAACCATTATTTGTCGAACGGCGCGCTGTTAGCCCGCATTGTCAATCGCTCAGCCGATACCTTGGCCTGGCTGGAACGCCTGGGGATGGAGATTAAGCTGAACCCGACGGCTCAAACCACGCAATTTGCTCACCGGCACAATGACTACCGCGGCGGCTCGTATCACATGTATCAGCATAAGGACGCGAGTTACCAGCGGATTCAACAAACGCTGGTCGCGGCGGGGGTCCACTTCGAGTTTAACACCACGTTGACGGCACTGACGATGGACCAGGGACGCGTCACGGGAGCTAAGGCACAACAAAATGGTGAAGAGATCCTGATTCAGGCAGCCGCGGTCGTTGTCGCCACCGGGGGCTATGGTGGTGATAAGGCCAAGGTGGCCCGGACCATGCACACCACCCACTTACGAACCCTCGGCGTGCCCAATAACGGGGAAGGCTTAGCCGCCATGGAGGCGGTGGGGGCGACGGATATTGACAGTCATGCGCTCATTCACGCTGCCCAGTTGGCCAAGTCGAAGGTCACACAAAAGACGTCGCAGCGGCATTTAGCGGGATTCTCCAGCAACGCGCTAACGCAGTTACTATTGACCCCACAACTTTGGGTCAACCCGAAAGGCCAGCGGTTCGTTAACGAGGACGTGGTTTACGATACGGTCGAATGGGCCAACGCCGCGTGGTCTCAGGGCGGTCAATATTTATTTATCGTCGACCAGGCCACCCTGGATACCTTTACGGCTAATCAGAATCGCGAAGAGGTTTCTCAGGCCGGTCCGGGGGCCGCAACGGGGACCGGTGACTTTACCCAGCTAGCCGAAGCGGCGGTGGCTGGTCAGACGGCCTATCGGGGCGCGACGCTAGCCGAACTGGCAGCTAACGCCGGGATGGATCCGCAAGTCTTGACGCAGACGGTGGCACGGTATAATCAAGCGGTTCAGGCGAAGGACGATCAGGAATTTAGCAAGTCGCCTAAGTCGTTAGCCTACTCGGTGGCCAGTGGTCCCTACTATGCGTTCATCAGTCAGGCGGCCTACCTGGGCACGGTTGGTGGCGTGCGGGTGGATGAGAACTTAGCGGTTCTGGACGATCAATTCAAGCCGATCCCCGGCCTCTTTACGGGTGGTGCCAACGCCGGTGGGTACTATGAAGGGCACAGTTATCCCGCGTTTGAAGGCTTGGCTTCCGGGTTTACCTGGACGTCCGGGCGGATTGCCGGAACCAGTGCCGCCACCTACGTTCAAACGGCGGTGACGTCTGAGAGTGCCATGTGA
- a CDS encoding helix-turn-helix domain-containing protein gives MAQKYLVKSVLVLKGNDCNDKSEPNPLLDSDTGVNFHIRLIESHSLCELYLNHHYVALAPFDVILLSSAQPLTLQNLGAPAALTVFTERVHAPSPLNLVVVGDNPMVHDLMNAGETEPHFIVYRHQDNQLKHRYFALLAELEQQDLTDVFLDYQREMTVGLLLTELLRDHERTISVADSDFPGQDIRHASADTKSGIIFNYLVSHSQTATLKGTAAYFGYDKNYFSRLCRRLFNKSFTEQLAFIRIELAKRMLALSSKGIEEIADELGYKNMSSFFALFKRAVRMTPGDYRQTHGYHQAQTTSPRHSPDQA, from the coding sequence ATGGCTCAAAAATACCTGGTAAAGTCCGTTCTGGTGCTAAAAGGAAACGATTGCAACGATAAATCTGAACCGAATCCTCTATTAGACAGTGATACAGGTGTAAACTTTCACATTAGGTTGATTGAAAGTCACTCTCTCTGCGAGCTATACCTCAACCACCATTACGTGGCCCTCGCCCCCTTCGACGTGATCCTACTCTCCTCGGCCCAACCCCTGACGCTGCAAAACCTGGGTGCTCCCGCCGCGTTGACCGTCTTTACCGAACGGGTGCATGCGCCCTCACCCCTAAACCTGGTGGTCGTTGGCGATAACCCCATGGTGCACGACCTAATGAACGCCGGGGAGACCGAACCCCACTTTATCGTTTATCGCCACCAGGACAACCAACTTAAGCACCGCTATTTCGCACTACTCGCCGAACTGGAACAACAGGATCTCACCGACGTTTTTCTCGACTATCAACGGGAAATGACGGTGGGACTGCTCCTGACCGAGTTACTCAGAGATCACGAGCGCACCATCTCGGTGGCCGATTCCGACTTCCCCGGCCAAGATATTCGTCACGCCAGCGCGGATACCAAGTCCGGGATCATCTTCAATTACCTGGTGAGCCACAGCCAAACCGCCACCCTTAAAGGGACCGCGGCTTACTTCGGCTACGACAAGAACTACTTTTCACGGTTATGCCGCCGGCTCTTCAACAAAAGTTTTACGGAACAACTCGCCTTTATCCGCATCGAGCTCGCCAAGCGCATGTTGGCCCTCTCCAGCAAGGGCATCGAAGAGATCGCCGATGAGCTGGGCTATAAGAACATGAGTAGCTTCTTCGCCCTGTTCAAGCGGGCCGTACGGATGACGCCCGGCGACTACCGCCAGACTCACGGCTACCACCAAGCTCAGACGACGTCCCCGCGCCACTCGCCCGACCAGGCCTAA